The Streptomyces europaeiscabiei genome window below encodes:
- a CDS encoding beta-galactosidase, whose product MTPAHHVRVPAPGDPPLRGHLPFADAPGAADPIEVNSRWLTRGGRPWFPVSGEFHPTRYPAGEWEEELLKMKAGGVTVVAAYVIWIHHEETEGRIRFDGDRDLRRFAELCARHGLDLIPRIGPWVHAEVRNGGLPDWVLDRTDAPRTDDPGYLAPVRTWYTAIAGQLHGLDRSRGGPVVAIQIENELYDQPGHLLTLKRMAQEAGLSAPLWTSTAWGGVRLPPDELLPLYGGYTEAFWTEADGGWPDTCRKHFFFTHQRDDEGIGADLRPTTVRGGDPAASTGRFPWATCELGGGMAVAYHRRPRVDAADVGALGLTKIGCGSVWQGYYMFHGGTNPTGDLTPLQESHATGYPNDLPVLTYDFQAPLGEYGQYRPSYDELRLQHLLLADFGHLIAPMDSALPERRPTGQDDRETLRWAVRADGRSGFLFVNNHQPHEPLPDHPGTTFTVEFPGGPESTEGPPGTTGSGGTTGSGGTTGSGGTTGRVLSLPSAPVTIPRGAYLIWPLRLDVAGLRLDWATAQPVCTVDDGHGRTVLVLAATDGITPELALDIGTVTTVSAPSGKVTTVGDRILVTGLRPGTDALVEVDTSDGSRVGLLVLDAATARTAYRGPAWGAERLVLADPDGGVVFDAHADEVRVHSATPEPSFAVLPAPARPPVVTGAVVKEATDGVFVRYTVVSRDAGRRGPGGADGEPPVTLVRPAGQAPPVTTGVQGRASVPADEHFDTVAAEYDIVLPDDTPPGTLLRVHWTGDVARAYVGDRLVADQFYSGGVWDIGLDRVPVAALRTEGLRLRLLPLPAGAPVYVPGWAGDSGIPAGIVRAELITTHTWALRPG is encoded by the coding sequence ATGACGCCGGCGCACCATGTGCGCGTACCGGCGCCCGGCGACCCCCCGCTGCGCGGCCACCTCCCCTTCGCCGACGCTCCGGGGGCCGCCGATCCCATAGAGGTCAACAGCCGTTGGCTGACGCGGGGCGGCCGTCCGTGGTTCCCCGTCTCCGGCGAGTTCCACCCCACCCGCTACCCGGCGGGGGAGTGGGAGGAGGAGTTGCTGAAGATGAAGGCGGGCGGGGTGACGGTCGTCGCCGCCTACGTCATCTGGATCCACCACGAGGAGACCGAGGGCCGCATCCGTTTCGACGGCGACCGCGACCTGCGCCGCTTCGCCGAACTCTGCGCCCGCCATGGCCTGGACCTCATCCCCCGTATCGGCCCCTGGGTCCACGCCGAGGTCCGTAACGGCGGCCTGCCGGACTGGGTCCTGGACCGCACAGACGCCCCCCGCACCGACGACCCGGGCTACCTCGCCCCCGTACGCACCTGGTACACCGCGATCGCAGGGCAGCTGCACGGTCTGGACCGGTCCAGAGGCGGCCCGGTCGTCGCCATCCAGATCGAGAACGAGCTGTACGACCAGCCGGGCCATCTGCTCACGTTGAAGCGGATGGCCCAGGAGGCCGGACTGTCGGCTCCCCTGTGGACGTCGACCGCCTGGGGCGGAGTGCGCCTGCCGCCCGACGAGCTTCTTCCCCTCTACGGCGGCTACACCGAGGCCTTCTGGACCGAGGCGGACGGCGGCTGGCCCGACACCTGCCGCAAGCACTTCTTCTTCACCCACCAGCGCGACGACGAGGGCATCGGCGCGGACCTCCGTCCGACGACGGTACGCGGTGGTGACCCTGCGGCATCGACGGGCCGATTCCCCTGGGCCACCTGCGAGCTGGGCGGTGGCATGGCGGTGGCCTACCACCGCCGGCCGCGCGTCGACGCCGCCGACGTCGGCGCCCTCGGCCTCACCAAGATCGGCTGCGGCTCGGTCTGGCAGGGCTACTACATGTTCCACGGCGGCACCAACCCGACGGGCGACCTCACTCCCCTCCAGGAGTCCCACGCCACCGGCTACCCCAACGACCTCCCCGTCCTCACCTACGACTTCCAGGCCCCCCTCGGCGAATACGGCCAGTACCGCCCCTCCTACGACGAACTCCGTCTCCAACACCTCCTGCTGGCCGACTTCGGACATCTGATCGCCCCGATGGACTCGGCCCTGCCCGAGCGGCGGCCGACGGGCCAGGACGACCGGGAGACGCTGAGGTGGGCGGTTCGCGCCGACGGCCGATCGGGCTTCCTCTTCGTCAACAACCACCAGCCGCACGAGCCGCTGCCGGACCATCCGGGGACGACGTTCACGGTCGAGTTCCCGGGCGGCCCGGAGAGTACCGAGGGGCCGCCCGGTACGACCGGCTCCGGCGGTACGACCGGCTCCGGCGGTACGACCGGCTCCGGCGGTACGACCGGTCGGGTGCTGTCGCTGCCGAGCGCACCCGTCACGATCCCCCGAGGGGCCTACCTCATCTGGCCGTTGAGGCTGGACGTCGCCGGGCTGCGGCTGGACTGGGCCACCGCGCAGCCCGTCTGCACGGTCGACGACGGCCACGGCCGCACGGTCCTGGTCCTCGCCGCGACCGACGGCATCACCCCCGAACTCGCCCTGGACATCGGCACGGTGACGACGGTCTCCGCGCCTTCGGGAAAGGTCACGACCGTGGGCGACCGCATCCTGGTGACCGGACTGCGCCCCGGCACGGACGCCCTGGTCGAGGTCGACACCAGCGACGGCAGCCGGGTCGGCCTCCTCGTCCTGGACGCGGCGACGGCCCGTACCGCCTACCGGGGCCCTGCCTGGGGCGCCGAGCGGCTCGTTCTCGCCGACCCCGACGGTGGTGTGGTCTTCGACGCCCACGCGGACGAGGTACGCGTCCACAGCGCGACTCCGGAACCGTCGTTCGCCGTACTGCCCGCCCCGGCGCGGCCGCCGGTGGTGACCGGCGCGGTGGTGAAGGAGGCGACGGACGGAGTCTTCGTCCGCTACACGGTGGTGTCGCGGGACGCCGGTCGGCGGGGACCCGGCGGCGCGGACGGTGAACCTCCGGTCACCTTGGTCCGACCGGCGGGCCAGGCGCCGCCCGTCACGACGGGTGTACAGGGGCGGGCGAGTGTGCCGGCCGACGAGCACTTCGACACGGTGGCCGCCGAGTACGACATCGTCCTGCCGGACGATACGCCGCCCGGGACCCTGCTCCGCGTCCACTGGACCGGCGACGTGGCCCGTGCCTACGTGGGGGACCGCCTCGTCGCCGACCAGTTCTACTCGGGAGGTGTCTGGGACATCGGCCTCGACCGGGTGCCGGTGGCGGCGCTGCGCACGGAGGGGCTGCGGCTGCGGCTGCTGCCGCTGCCCGCCGGCGCGCCGGTGTACGTGCCGGGGTGGGCGGGCGACTCGGGGATCCCGGCGGGGATCGTCCGAGCCGAGTTGATCACCACCCACACCTGGGCCCTCCGGCCCGGCTGA
- a CDS encoding LacI family DNA-binding transcriptional regulator codes for MPRSTTDGDAADDSGGVTRGRSRRNFAGSRPVMDDVARLAGVSKQTVSRVLNDNPAVRTQTREAVLEAMRTLGYRPSRSARSLASGRTRMLGVISFDAARYGPASTLTAINTAAQEAGYLVSSIALDTADRDTVVQAVDRLSAEGADGIIAIAPQRPVATALARARPDTPLVMLDNGLGDGTPVVTSDFTAGARLATEHLLGLGHPTVWHIAGPTGWTSADRRAASWRETLTRAGARVHEPLVGDWSADSGYELGRRLAGRDVTAVFVSNDQMALGLLRALHEAGRRVPDDVSVVGYDDIPEAAHLLPPLTTIRTDFSAIGTTALRLLLRQLDDPESTGDSLEQDPVVPVDLIVRDSTGAAK; via the coding sequence ATGCCCCGAAGCACGACGGACGGCGACGCGGCCGACGACTCCGGCGGAGTCACCCGAGGCCGCAGCCGGCGCAACTTCGCCGGCTCCCGCCCGGTGATGGACGACGTGGCCCGTCTCGCCGGCGTCTCCAAGCAGACGGTCTCCCGCGTCCTCAACGACAACCCGGCGGTCCGGACGCAGACCCGGGAAGCCGTACTGGAGGCCATGCGGACGCTCGGCTACCGCCCCAGCCGCAGTGCTCGCTCGCTGGCCAGCGGCCGGACCCGCATGCTCGGGGTGATCTCCTTCGACGCGGCACGCTACGGCCCGGCCTCCACCCTGACCGCGATCAACACGGCGGCCCAGGAGGCGGGTTACCTCGTCAGCTCCATCGCCCTCGACACGGCGGACCGGGACACCGTCGTCCAGGCGGTGGACCGGCTGTCGGCCGAGGGCGCGGACGGGATCATCGCCATCGCCCCCCAGCGGCCGGTCGCCACCGCACTCGCGCGGGCCCGCCCGGACACCCCGCTGGTGATGCTGGACAACGGCCTCGGCGACGGCACCCCCGTGGTCACCTCGGACTTCACGGCGGGCGCCCGGCTGGCGACCGAACATCTGCTGGGCCTCGGCCACCCCACCGTCTGGCACATCGCGGGCCCCACCGGCTGGACGTCGGCCGACCGACGCGCCGCGAGCTGGCGCGAGACCCTGACACGAGCCGGCGCACGCGTCCACGAACCCCTCGTCGGGGACTGGAGCGCAGACTCCGGCTACGAGCTGGGCCGGCGGCTCGCGGGCCGGGACGTCACCGCCGTGTTCGTCTCCAACGACCAGATGGCGCTCGGCCTGCTGCGCGCCCTGCACGAGGCCGGCCGCCGGGTCCCGGACGACGTGAGCGTGGTCGGCTACGACGACATCCCGGAGGCGGCGCATCTGCTGCCGCCGCTGACGACGATCCGTACGGACTTCTCCGCGATCGGCACGACGGCGCTGCGCTTGCTGTTGAGGCAGTTGGACGACCCGGAGTCGACGGGGGACTCTCTGGAACAGGACCCCGTCGTCCCTGTCGATCTCATCGTTCGCGACAGTACGGGGGCGGCGAAGTAG
- a CDS encoding SAM-dependent methyltransferase, which produces MPDNGWPADRIDTEHAHSARIYDYILGGKDYYPADKEAGDAMAHEWPALPVHMRANRDWMNRAVRWLAEKAGMRQFLDIGTGIPTSPNLHEIAQSVAPESRVVYVDNDPIVLTLSQGLLASTPEGRTAYIEADFQDPETVLGSPEFAETLDLDKPVALTVIAIVHFVLDEDDAVGIVRRLLEPLPSGSYLAMTIGTAEFAPQEVGRVAREYAARDMPMRLRTIDEAHEFFDGLELVEPGIVQVHKWHPDGSGEENIRDEDIAMYGAIARKP; this is translated from the coding sequence TTGCCCGACAACGGATGGCCTGCCGACCGGATCGACACCGAGCACGCGCATTCCGCGCGTATCTACGACTACATCCTCGGCGGCAAGGACTACTACCCGGCCGACAAGGAGGCCGGTGACGCGATGGCGCACGAGTGGCCGGCCCTGCCGGTCCACATGCGTGCCAATCGCGACTGGATGAACCGCGCGGTGCGCTGGCTCGCCGAGAAGGCGGGCATGCGCCAGTTCCTGGACATAGGAACCGGCATCCCCACCTCCCCCAACCTCCACGAGATAGCCCAGTCGGTGGCCCCCGAGTCCCGGGTCGTCTACGTGGACAACGACCCGATCGTCCTCACGCTGTCCCAGGGGTTACTGGCCAGCACCCCCGAGGGCAGGACCGCGTACATCGAGGCTGACTTCCAGGACCCGGAGACCGTGCTCGGCTCGCCCGAGTTCGCGGAGACCCTCGACCTGGACAAGCCGGTCGCGCTCACCGTGATCGCGATCGTCCACTTCGTGCTGGACGAGGACGATGCCGTCGGCATCGTTCGCCGTCTCCTCGAACCCCTCCCCTCGGGCAGCTACCTGGCGATGACCATCGGCACCGCCGAGTTCGCCCCGCAGGAGGTGGGCCGCGTCGCGCGCGAGTACGCGGCCCGAGACATGCCGATGCGGCTCCGCACGATCGACGAGGCCCACGAGTTCTTCGACGGCCTCGAACTCGTCGAGCCCGGCATCGTCCAGGTCCACAAGTGGCACCCGGACGGCTCGGGCGAGGAGAACATCCGCGACGAGGACATCGCGATGTACGGGGCGATCGCGAGGAAGCCGTGA
- a CDS encoding DUF397 domain-containing protein — MHHHTPDGVHNRVRNGMPARDLGKQDWHRPWSDDAGGACVEVKKLADGRVAVRQSTDPDGPALLFTPREMTSFLAGVKAGEADFLL; from the coding sequence GTGCACCACCACACACCCGACGGAGTACACAACCGCGTCCGCAACGGCATGCCCGCCCGCGACCTCGGCAAACAGGACTGGCACCGGCCGTGGAGCGACGACGCCGGCGGTGCCTGCGTCGAAGTGAAGAAGCTCGCCGACGGCCGGGTCGCCGTCCGCCAGTCGACCGACCCGGACGGCCCGGCGCTGCTCTTCACCCCCCGTGAGATGACCAGTTTCCTGGCCGGCGTGAAGGCGGGCGAGGCCGACTTCCTGCTCTGA
- a CDS encoding helix-turn-helix domain-containing protein — MTAETEWGGAPSVLRMILGRQLEELRTRAGLTFEQAGEAIGVSHSTIRRLEAAKVARLRLPDVEKLLQIYGVQDQQEIETFLKSVREANKRGWWHTYRDVLPDWFAAYLSLEQAALQIRAYEAQFVHGLLQTEAYARALLGAGNPHAATEDTERRVALRMRRQELLTRAQPPRLWVVMDETVLRWPVGGPDVMRAQIDHLIELNRLPHVTVQVMPFHNGPHPAMRAGAFHLFRFRAPELPDIVYLNGLVGAVYLDKGDDVVVYREALDRLGAQSAPARKTEALLGAIRKEL, encoded by the coding sequence GTGACCGCGGAAACGGAGTGGGGCGGGGCCCCCTCCGTGTTGCGCATGATCCTCGGCAGACAGCTGGAGGAGTTGCGCACTCGCGCCGGGCTGACGTTCGAGCAGGCGGGCGAGGCGATCGGGGTCAGCCATTCCACGATCCGCCGCCTGGAAGCCGCCAAGGTCGCCCGGCTCCGCCTCCCGGATGTCGAGAAACTGCTCCAGATCTACGGCGTACAGGACCAGCAGGAGATCGAGACCTTCCTGAAGTCGGTCCGCGAGGCCAACAAGCGCGGATGGTGGCACACCTACCGCGACGTGCTGCCCGACTGGTTCGCCGCCTACCTCAGCCTGGAACAGGCCGCGCTCCAGATCCGCGCGTACGAGGCCCAGTTCGTGCACGGCCTGCTGCAGACGGAGGCGTACGCCCGCGCGCTGCTCGGCGCCGGCAATCCGCACGCGGCGACCGAGGACACCGAGCGGCGGGTGGCGCTGCGGATGCGGCGCCAGGAACTCCTCACCCGTGCGCAACCGCCCCGGCTGTGGGTGGTGATGGACGAGACGGTGCTCAGATGGCCGGTCGGCGGACCGGACGTGATGCGCGCCCAGATCGACCATCTGATCGAACTGAACCGGCTGCCCCATGTGACGGTCCAGGTCATGCCGTTCCACAACGGCCCGCATCCGGCGATGCGGGCCGGCGCGTTCCACCTCTTCCGGTTCAGGGCACCCGAGCTGCCGGACATCGTCTACCTCAACGGTCTGGTGGGCGCCGTCTACCTCGACAAGGGGGACGACGTCGTCGTCTACCGCGAGGCCCTGGACCGGCTGGGCGCGCAGTCGGCGCCCGCCCGCAAGACCGAGGCCCTCCTCGGTGCGATACGCAAGGAGCTCTGA
- a CDS encoding ATP-binding protein encodes MFGLPAVPASAGEARRTVRELLGEWEVRPETCEDVLLITSELVTNALTHTDSEWIVCRLHFTGRRLRIEVEDQNSGHAQPARRRPGPDDQNGRGLMLVGMLSSDWGVRDTPQRSGRVVWAELPSEGRETAEPAPPTAPHEHGNLPLPDLTDPSWT; translated from the coding sequence GTGTTCGGGCTGCCCGCGGTGCCCGCGTCGGCGGGCGAGGCGCGCAGAACCGTGCGCGAGCTGCTCGGCGAGTGGGAGGTGCGTCCGGAGACCTGTGAGGACGTCCTCCTGATCACGTCCGAGCTGGTCACCAACGCGTTGACACACACGGACAGCGAGTGGATCGTGTGCCGGCTGCACTTCACCGGCCGTCGGCTCCGTATCGAGGTCGAGGACCAGAACAGTGGTCACGCACAGCCTGCCCGGCGTCGTCCGGGCCCCGACGACCAGAACGGGCGTGGGCTCATGCTGGTCGGCATGCTCAGCAGCGACTGGGGGGTGCGCGACACCCCACAACGGTCCGGTCGTGTCGTCTGGGCAGAACTGCCGTCGGAGGGCCGGGAAACCGCCGAGCCCGCCCCTCCGACGGCCCCGCACGAGCACGGGAACCTCCCCTTGCCCGACCTGACCGACCCGTCCTGGACCTAG
- a CDS encoding GTP-binding protein: MVSVSSETVVPTALKILIAGGFGVGKTTMVGAVSEVTPLATEEHISAAGRRVDDLRGVERKVSTTVALDFGRITISPELVLYLFGTPGQDRFWFMWDDLCSGALGAVVLADTRRLDASFAAVDFFESRSIPFAVGVNCFDGRREVDAEQVRQALDLAPTVPVLLCDVRQRQSSKELLLAVLGAARRKMEARLVAAGLRPG, translated from the coding sequence ATGGTGTCCGTCAGCTCCGAGACCGTCGTACCCACCGCCCTGAAGATCCTCATAGCGGGTGGCTTCGGCGTCGGCAAGACCACCATGGTCGGTGCGGTGAGCGAGGTGACCCCGCTGGCGACCGAGGAGCACATCAGCGCGGCGGGCCGGCGTGTGGACGACCTCAGGGGCGTCGAGCGGAAGGTCTCGACCACCGTCGCCCTGGACTTCGGCCGCATCACCATCTCCCCCGAGCTGGTGCTCTATCTCTTCGGCACGCCCGGCCAGGACCGTTTCTGGTTCATGTGGGACGACCTGTGCAGTGGTGCGCTCGGGGCCGTGGTCCTCGCCGACACCCGGCGGCTCGACGCCTCCTTCGCCGCGGTCGACTTCTTCGAGTCCCGCTCCATCCCCTTCGCGGTCGGCGTCAACTGCTTCGACGGCCGCCGTGAGGTCGACGCCGAGCAGGTCCGCCAGGCGCTCGACCTGGCACCCACCGTCCCGGTCCTCCTGTGCGACGTACGCCAGCGCCAGTCCAGCAAAGAGCTCCTGCTGGCCGTGCTCGGCGCGGCCCGCCGGAAGATGGAGGCCCGGCTGGTGGCGGCGGGCCTCCGGCCGGGCTGA
- a CDS encoding roadblock/LC7 domain-containing protein, which produces MTEQVRTGPQLDWLLDGLVERIPEIHCAIVLSGDGLLIGKSKDIRFDDAEHLSAVGSGMHSLARGVARHFHGGEVQQTVIQMERAFLFVTAAGRGARLAAIASEEVDVGMMAFEMGTLVKQVGKYLSAAPRAETPSDYVQDA; this is translated from the coding sequence ATGACTGAGCAGGTACGAACCGGCCCCCAGCTGGACTGGCTGCTGGACGGGCTCGTGGAACGCATACCCGAGATCCACTGCGCCATCGTGCTGTCCGGGGACGGCCTCCTCATCGGCAAGTCGAAGGACATCAGGTTCGACGACGCGGAACATCTGTCCGCGGTCGGCTCGGGCATGCACAGCCTGGCCCGGGGCGTGGCCCGCCACTTCCACGGCGGCGAGGTCCAGCAGACGGTCATCCAGATGGAGCGGGCGTTCCTCTTCGTCACCGCCGCGGGCCGGGGCGCGCGGCTGGCCGCGATCGCCTCGGAGGAGGTCGACGTCGGCATGATGGCGTTCGAGATGGGCACCCTGGTCAAGCAGGTCGGCAAGTACCTGAGCGCCGCGCCCCGTGCGGAAACCCCCTCCGACTACGTGCAGGACGCGTGA
- a CDS encoding acyl-CoA dehydrogenase family protein, with product MEHVFTTQDHEDLRQRVREFAERVVRPLIPEMESSRTALVGLSRLIAQQGWIGATIDPAYGGMGAGHLAKTVIIEELSRVSGAMGAMVQASQLGVAKIVHFGDDSQKRYWLPRIAEGEVLPTIAVTEPGSGGHVAGMESSAVRDGDDYILNGRKVFVGNSHVGDVHGVVVRTGPGSQGMTAFLVESDRPGFSLAEQVPSMGLHGFSFGELIFDNCRVPAANRLGEEGEGLAVAYSSSVLYGRLNLTAVSLGIHQAVFEETARYCGETQRYGSPLGHLPNIKIELGRMLQRLTLARQSAYLAAHLLDNGRPCDIELMSAKLFNVESSIESAQASVKMHAACGLFTDRPVERYLRDAFHIYAPAGTSEIQGLRLGEFALGENKGQWSERLADLVRTPQVESREPEPVPVGELV from the coding sequence GTGGAACACGTCTTCACGACCCAGGATCACGAGGATCTACGGCAGCGCGTACGCGAGTTCGCCGAGCGTGTGGTACGACCACTGATACCCGAGATGGAGAGCTCCCGGACCGCACTGGTCGGGCTCTCCAGGCTGATCGCCCAACAGGGCTGGATCGGCGCCACGATCGACCCGGCATACGGAGGCATGGGCGCGGGCCATCTCGCCAAGACCGTCATCATCGAGGAACTGTCCCGTGTCAGCGGCGCGATGGGGGCCATGGTCCAGGCCTCCCAGCTGGGCGTCGCCAAGATCGTTCACTTCGGCGACGACAGCCAGAAGAGGTACTGGCTGCCGAGGATCGCCGAGGGAGAGGTGCTGCCGACCATCGCGGTCACCGAGCCGGGGTCGGGGGGCCATGTGGCCGGCATGGAGAGCAGCGCGGTACGGGACGGCGACGACTACATCCTCAACGGCCGCAAGGTCTTCGTCGGCAACAGTCATGTGGGTGACGTGCACGGTGTCGTGGTCCGCACCGGTCCGGGTTCCCAGGGCATGACGGCCTTCCTCGTCGAGTCCGACCGGCCCGGCTTCTCCCTCGCCGAGCAGGTGCCCTCCATGGGTCTGCACGGATTCAGCTTCGGCGAGCTCATCTTCGACAACTGCCGGGTGCCGGCCGCCAACCGGCTCGGCGAGGAGGGCGAGGGGCTGGCCGTCGCGTACTCCTCGTCGGTGCTCTACGGCCGTCTCAACCTGACCGCGGTGTCCCTGGGCATCCACCAGGCGGTGTTCGAGGAGACCGCCCGGTACTGCGGTGAGACGCAGCGTTACGGAAGTCCGTTGGGGCACCTGCCCAACATCAAGATCGAGCTGGGGCGGATGCTGCAACGTCTCACCCTCGCGCGGCAGAGCGCGTATCTCGCCGCGCATCTGCTGGACAACGGTCGGCCCTGCGACATCGAGCTGATGTCCGCGAAACTCTTCAACGTCGAGTCGTCCATCGAGTCGGCCCAGGCGTCCGTCAAGATGCACGCGGCCTGCGGCCTGTTCACCGACCGCCCGGTCGAGCGCTATCTTCGCGACGCCTTCCACATCTACGCCCCCGCCGGCACCTCCGAGATCCAGGGCCTCAGGCTCGGCGAGTTCGCACTCGGTGAGAACAAGGGCCAATGGTCCGAGCGTCTCGCCGATCTGGTCCGTACCCCGCAGGTCGAGTCGCGGGAACCGGAACCGGTCCCGGTCGGCGAACTGGTCTAG
- a CDS encoding GAF domain-containing protein, translating to MNSPYASYEPPLDRLLLTPEDPAGPQRAARLAQLGLADTPRAEFDAFARRLALELDAPYAMVNFVDDRRQFFAGLYTPDAGPVNIAQGQAAETSMSREMRLDHGFCPHTVKRTAALVLDDVCDYPRFAGNPVVDEIGIRSYMGAPLVDTLAGMNLGTICVVDTDSRTWGRQRLEIIKHMAQEMSDQIQAIASGR from the coding sequence ATGAACAGCCCCTATGCCTCCTACGAGCCACCGCTCGACCGTCTGCTCCTCACCCCCGAGGATCCGGCCGGCCCTCAACGCGCCGCCAGGCTCGCCCAGCTCGGGCTCGCCGACACCCCCCGGGCCGAGTTCGACGCGTTCGCGCGCCGGCTGGCCCTGGAGCTGGACGCGCCGTACGCGATGGTCAACTTCGTCGACGACAGGCGCCAGTTCTTCGCCGGGCTCTACACGCCCGACGCCGGGCCCGTGAACATCGCGCAGGGGCAGGCGGCCGAGACCTCGATGAGCCGGGAGATGCGCCTGGACCACGGCTTCTGCCCGCACACCGTCAAGCGGACCGCGGCGCTGGTGCTCGACGACGTCTGCGACTACCCGCGGTTCGCCGGCAACCCGGTCGTGGACGAGATCGGCATCCGCTCCTACATGGGCGCGCCACTGGTCGACACGCTGGCGGGGATGAACCTCGGCACGATCTGTGTCGTCGACACCGACTCCCGTACGTGGGGACGGCAGCGGCTGGAGATCATCAAGCACATGGCGCAGGAGATGTCCGACCAGATCCAGGCCATCGCCTCCGGCCGCTGA
- a CDS encoding GTP-binding protein, which produces MAYAHGSDPFPTALKILVAGGFGVGKTTFVGAVSEIAPLSTEEVITTASVRTDSLDGVEEKSTTTVAMDFGRITLDSEHVLYLFGTPGQERFWFMWDELSDGALGAVVLADTRRLDACFPAVDFFEVRGIPFVVGVNEFDGAYQYSVEEVRDAIGLKSNAPIVFCDARHCSSGTGVLVELIQHLLGMTPGVATYQPPVLR; this is translated from the coding sequence ATGGCCTACGCGCACGGCTCTGACCCCTTCCCGACCGCCCTGAAGATCCTCGTGGCGGGCGGGTTCGGGGTGGGCAAGACGACCTTCGTGGGGGCGGTCAGCGAGATCGCCCCGCTGAGCACCGAGGAGGTCATCACCACGGCCAGTGTCCGCACCGACAGCCTCGACGGGGTGGAGGAGAAGTCCACCACCACCGTGGCCATGGACTTCGGCCGGATCACCCTCGACTCCGAGCACGTCCTGTATCTGTTCGGCACCCCCGGGCAGGAACGGTTCTGGTTCATGTGGGACGAGCTGTCCGACGGGGCGCTGGGCGCGGTGGTGCTCGCCGACACCCGCCGGCTCGACGCGTGCTTCCCCGCGGTGGACTTCTTCGAGGTGCGCGGAATCCCGTTCGTCGTGGGGGTGAACGAGTTCGACGGCGCCTACCAGTACTCCGTCGAGGAGGTCCGCGACGCCATCGGCCTGAAGTCCAACGCACCGATCGTGTTCTGCGACGCCCGGCACTGCAGCTCCGGTACAGGTGTGCTCGTCGAACTCATACAGCACCTGCTCGGCATGACACCCGGCGTGGCGACGTACCAGCCACCCGTGCTCCGTTGA
- a CDS encoding DUF742 domain-containing protein — MTDEMFLDEEAGRLVRPFTVSNGRTRPSTPFDLLTLVMATGIRTITDLGPDHDLVLGLCVRPVPVVEVAARMNLPIAVTKVLLSDLVQHEALTARAPRAVEAASAANREVLEAVLDGLRARL, encoded by the coding sequence ATGACGGACGAGATGTTCCTGGACGAGGAGGCCGGACGGTTAGTTCGGCCGTTCACCGTCAGCAACGGGCGCACTCGGCCCTCCACGCCGTTCGACCTGCTCACCCTGGTGATGGCCACCGGCATCCGGACGATCACCGACCTCGGCCCCGACCACGACCTGGTGCTCGGCCTGTGCGTCAGGCCGGTGCCGGTGGTCGAGGTGGCCGCGCGGATGAACCTCCCGATCGCCGTCACCAAAGTCCTGTTGTCCGACCTAGTGCAGCACGAGGCGCTCACCGCACGGGCGCCCCGTGCCGTCGAGGCGGCCTCCGCCGCCAACCGAGAAGTTTTGGAGGCGGTACTTGATGGCCTACGCGCACGGCTCTGA
- a CDS encoding roadblock/LC7 domain-containing protein, whose protein sequence is MVSDSHPTGQNIDWLLENLKKTVPGTRQVLLLSSDGLSKAHVDLSADDADRLAAISSGLNSLGRSFGHDRVLGNGGTVRQVIVELHNGILIVASAGHGAVLAVTADATTHTETLGYEMGMLIRAVQPFLATPARRPTNAPSGAGM, encoded by the coding sequence ATGGTGAGCGATAGCCACCCCACCGGACAGAACATCGACTGGCTGCTGGAGAACCTCAAGAAGACCGTGCCCGGCACCCGGCAGGTGCTGCTGCTGTCGTCCGACGGCCTGAGCAAGGCACACGTCGACCTGAGCGCCGACGACGCCGACCGGCTGGCGGCGATATCCTCCGGCCTCAACTCCCTGGGCCGTTCCTTCGGCCACGACAGGGTGCTGGGCAACGGCGGCACCGTCCGCCAGGTCATCGTGGAACTGCACAACGGCATCCTCATCGTGGCCTCGGCGGGCCACGGCGCCGTGCTGGCGGTCACCGCGGACGCGACGACGCACACCGAGACGCTCGGCTACGAGATGGGCATGCTGATCCGGGCCGTGCAGCCGTTCCTCGCCACGCCGGCCCGCCGCCCGACCAACGCACCGTCCGGCGCGGGGATGTGA